The Salinicoccus sp. RF5 region CTCCGCTCGGGAACTGATGGGAGGGGGTGACGTGGACCACCGGATGGGCGAGGTCCGCCACCTGATCGACATCTATGCCGTCTTCAAGCACCCGGGCCGTGTCCATGCCGCTGTCTAGCCGATCGAGCACTTTACGGATGACCGGGTAGCCGGGATCTTCAATCGTCATCTTGGGATACTTCAGCAGGTACAGCACCTGTTCAAGCAGGAATTCCGTCGACGGGCCGATGAATATCTGATCGGTGGAGCATGTGACGCCCCGGTTGATGTTCAGATAGTGTCTGATCTGTTCCTTCAGTACCGTTTCTCCGCTGTCGTCCCCTTTATTCAGGAGTTCGGGGTCCGAATAGACGTCTCTGGCAATCTGCTTCAGCACATCACTCTGGACGAGCGTCGTATCGATGGTGCCGAGCGGCAGCGCATATTCCTTCCTTTCGGGGCGCCTGATTTTGGGGATGGTCTCCGGTTTGCCTTGATTGAGCTGTTCGATGGCGGATACATAGAACCCGCTTTTCTCCCTGCTGTAGATGAGGTCTTCATCCAGCAGCAGGTTATAGGCATGTTCGATGGTCGTCTGGCTGATGGCAAGGTCCGTCTTCAGCTGTCTTTTGCTCGGCAGCTTCTGGTCGCTTGCAAGCTCACCATTCAGTATCTGTTCCCTGAGTGCCGCATATAATTGTTCGAAAAGCGGTGTATCCGCCTGCCTGTCCAGATTAATCAGCATAATCTGACCCCCTAAAATTATTCCAAACTGACACTTCTAAGTGTTCAGATTTAATTCTATACTATTTTAATATAATATCAATAGATAGAAGGAGTCGATATAGATGCAGCAGACAGGTACTGAGAGAGTCAAAAGAGGCATGGCGGAAATGCAGAAGGGCGGGGTCATCATGGACGTCGTCAACGCGGAGCAGGCGAAGGTGGCCGAGGCGGCAGGTGCCGTGGCAGTCATGGCCCTGGAGCGTGTGCCATCCGATATCCGTGCAGCCGGCGGTGTGGCAAGAGCGTGTGACCCGAGGATCGTCGAGGAAGTGATGAATGCCGTGTCCATCCCGGTCATGGCGAAATGCAGAATCGGCCATATCACGGAAGCACGTGTGCTGGAGGCAATGGGCGTCGACTACATCGATGAATCCGAAGTGCTGACACCGGCAGATGAAGTGTTCCACCTGAAGAAGGATGACTACACAGCACCGTTTGTCTGCGGCTGCCGGAACATCGGTGAAGCGGCAAGGCGTATCGGAGAAGGTGCAGCCATGCTCAGAACGAAAGGGGAGCCGGGTACAGGCAACATCGTGGAAGCGGTGAGGCATATGCGCATGGTCAACCAGCAGGTCCGTCAGATCGCTGTAATGAGCGATGACGAGCTTATGACCGAGGCGAAGAACCACGGTGCACCATATGACATCCTGAAGGAGATAAAGGAACTGGGCAAACTACCGGTCGTCAATTTTGCAGCCGGAGGCGTGGCGACACCGCAGGATGCGGCACTGATGATGGAACTGGGTGCAGATGGCGTATTCGTCGGCTCGGGTGTATTCAAGTCCGACAACCCTGAGAAGTTCGCCAAAGCGATTGTGGAGGCGACAACGCACTATCAGGACTATGAACTGATCGGCAAGCTTGCGAAGGAGCTTGGTACAGCAATGAAAGGCCTCGACATCAATCAGCTTTCCCTTGAAGACAGGATGCAGGAGCGCGGCTGGTAATGAGGATCGGCATACTTGCCCTGCAGGGTGCTGTAAGGGAACACAAGAGGATGGTCGAGGCATGTGGGCAGGAAGCGGTCGCCATCAAGCGTGTGGATGAGCTGGCAGATATTGATGGCCTCATTCTTCCCGGCGGTGAATCCACTGCAATGCGGCGGCTGATGGACCGCTACGGCTTCACAGAAGCATTGAGGGAAAGCGACTTGCCGATGTTCGGGACCTGTGCCGGTGTCATCCTGCTCGCTGAGAGGATCATCGGACAGGATGAAGGACATCTCGGCAAGCTCGACATTACCGTCGAACGCAATTCATTCGGCCGGCAGGTGGACAGCTTCGAGGCCGAACTTGATATTGAAGGCATCGGGGAAAAGGCGCTTGCCGTCTTCATCCGGGCGCCCCATATCGATGCTGCAGGCAAAGGGGTACAGGTGCTGTCAAAGGTGGGGGAGAAGATCGTCGCAGTGCGTTCCGACCGCCATCTCGGCATCTCGTTCCACCCTGAACTGACGGATTCGCTCGTCTTTCATCGCTACTTCATCGAAATGGTGCAGGAAAATATGGCAAAAGAAGTATTGGCATAAAATTAAGGTGCAGATCAATTTGATCTGCACCTTTTTCGCTTCTATTGATGCCCACTCTACTCATCCATCTTCAGCCGTGTCTTCCATCCTGCAGAGACCTCGGTGCCATCCTCCATCGGTTCGTGCAGACTGCCTGGAGTATTGGAGGATGCCGGTGCCTCCTCGATGACATTTTTGACATGGTTTGCATTGAACTTTTCGGTAAGTCCTGGCAGCAGGCTTTCAGAGATGGCGGACCCCTTGGTTTTGACGCCGACTTCCACGCTTTCCTGTGGAGTGTCTATAAGACCGATGGTCGCCTCGATAACGCTTTTTGGCTCATCCATCGGCTTCATCTGTGCACGATGCCCGGAATAGTTCCCGGAATGGTCGAACCATGGCGTATCCGTCGCCCATGGATGGACAGTGCATACGTGGATATCCTCATATCCCTCCACCTCCATTTCCCTTTGCAGACCATAGCTCAGGCCGGAGACTGCAAATTTGCTTGCGCTGTAGGTTGTGTAATATGGGAATGGCACTTTGGCGGCAACCGATCCGGCATTGATCAAGATGCCGGATTTCTGCGTCTTGAACTGTTTGAGCGCGTACTGGCTGCCGACCATTGTACCGAATACATTGATATCGAGGAGGCGCTTCATATCCTCAACAGGGAGTTCGGTGTAGGATCCGATGAGGCCCACACCCGCCATGTTGATCCATACATCAATCTTCCCGAATTTCTCAAGAGCGGCATCATGGATCCTTTTGACATCCGCTTCCTTGCTGATGTCCGTCGTCACTGCCACAGCCGACGGACCTATTTCTTCGGCGAGCTCCTCGATCAGATGAGTGCGGCGGGCCCCGATTACGACATTTGCCCCTTCTTCAGCAAGCTGCTGTGCGACGCCTTTACCGAGTCCGCTTGAAGCACCGATGATGACTGCCGTCAGTCCTTCCCGTTTCCTATCTGCCATTTCATATTCCCCCAATTCAGAGTAAGATTCAGTCCTCCATTTCCCGATATGGCGGGAGATACTCCTGTAAGCGGAAAAGACCGCCTCCTATGCTCTTATGGGACAACTATCTTTTAAAGTAAGATAGTTGACAGCTATAAAGCATTGAACTATAGTATATTATAAGATAGTTGATTGGAGGGTGCCTATGTCAGTTTCAGATCAGATGATGAAAGGACTGCTTGACGGGGCGATTCTTGGCCTCATTGCACAAGGCGAGACATACGGCTATGAGATTCTGGAAAAGCTGAAGGGAAAGGACTTCCCGGAAATCAGCGATGGGAGCATCTATCCCGTATTGCTGCGCCTAAGTAAAAAAGGATACGTGAGTACACAGACCAGAAAGTCCGATACTGGCGGGCCCAAAAGGAAGTACTACTCTGTCACTGAACGTGGCCTGGAAGAATTGGAAGTATTTCGTCATAAATGGACATATCTCAATAGAGGTATGAACAATCTGATGGGGAGTGTTGAAAATGCTGAGTAAGAAAGCGGAGAAATTCCTGCTGGACTTGAGGCTGGAGCTGATGGCCCGGGGAAAAAGCAGTGAAGACATCGAAGAGATGGAGGAAGAATTACGGGATCATCTGACTGAAGCGGAAGCACGCGGTAAAAGTGTCGAGAGTGTTACTGGGGGTTCGGTAAAGGAATATATCAGATCAATATCAGAAGAGCTGTCCTTGGAAGCCGGTCTGAAGAAAAAAGGTGCTTTGCTGCTTGTCTACCTGTTTGGCCTCTTCACGATTCCAAGCCTGCTCAGCGGCCAGTTTGAACTTTCCACCTCACTGATCATCTATTATCTGCTTGTTCTCCTGTTTTTAGGATACGGCTCATTCTATGTAATCAAGGAAATGATCTTGAAGTATGGGGACGATAAGAGAACGTACATCTTTTCCATCGCCTATGAAATATTCGTATTCGCCGGAATGATAGGCGGGCAATTTATTATCCGTTCCCATCCAGGCATCATTATATACGAAGGCAGCCCGGAAATGAATTTCATCATCGGCCTATCTTTACTTGGTGTCTTCCTAATAACGACACTGTTCATGAAGCGGTGGTTCTTCACAGCACTCCTGCTCCTTCTGGCTATGCCTGAGCTGGTAGCCAGGTTTGCTACAGGCGGAGCATCCCCAATGAGTGAGAGGTACCTCATCATTTCCATGGTGGCCCTGTTCATCTCAAATATCATCGTAGTTTTGATTCTGATGTACATGTCAAAAAAGGAAAAGAGTCCAAGCGGATCATAGGGAAAAGATCTCCTTCCATAAAAAATGGGAGGGGATTTTTTATAGGCAGTTGAGCTGCAGGTGAATGTTCCTTTCAGGAAGTATGCAATCAAGTATCCTGCATAATGGAAGTGACGAAATTTTTGAAAGTGACAGGAGGAACTGAAGGATTTCTCTTTTGTGGTCTATACAAAAATGATGATATGCTTTTGTCTATCATATTGACAATATTTATAAAAGTCATATAATTGGTGAGGTGTTTTTATTTATCATTTTTAATGGAAGGTCCCGAAGGGGGCCTGTCATATTATCCATATTGAACGGATTTCTTAAACTGATGGGGATCAGGGGGAGTATCCAAAGGGGTGCCACGGCTTGACCGCCGTCCTTAAAATGGTACTTTTTTTTATTATAGGAGTGTTCTGATGAATCGTTTAGTATTGATTTCCGGCCTGATGCTTTTTTCGTTGTTCTTTGGTGCAGGAAACCTGATATTCCCTCCGATGCTCGGGCATGAGGCAGGTGTGGACATGTGGCCGGCGATGGCCGGTTTCATCATCACTGGTGTATTGCTGCCGCTTCTGGCTGTCATTGTCGTGGCTTATTTCGATGAAGGGGTGGAGCGGATGGGCCGGCCCGTCCACCCGGTATTCGGCATGGTGTTTGCCGTGCTGGTTTATCTCTCGATCGGTGCATTATACGGCATACCGAGAGCGGCGAATGTGGCGTATGAGGTGGGAACTGCAAATCTTCTGCCTGTCCATAATACATCTACACTCATCGGCTTTTCCGTTGTTTTCTTCATGATCGTCTTCCTGGTGGCATTGAATCCGGCGAAGATTGTCGACAGCATCGGCAAATACTTGACGCCCATTCTGCTGGCAGCAATCGGATTGCTTTCAATCTTTGCGGTCTTCCGTCCGGAAACCGGCCTGCAGCCGGCCCAGGAAGGTTATGGCAGTGCCCCGATGGTCTCTGGCATATTGGAAGGCTATTTCACGATGGATCTCATCGGTGCATTGGCATTTTCGATGGTGATCATCAGTGGACTCAAGTATTCAGGGGTCACCGATAGGAGGGGCATCATTTCCCACGTCCTGAAGGCTGGATTGATTTCCTCCGTGCTGCTCACTGTGATCTACGTGGCGTTGGCCTACATCGGCGGGACGACAGCACGAGGCGGCTATGAGAATGGGACTGACATCCTCACATACAGCTCGATGCGTCTTTTCGGCAGTTCCGGTGACCTGATCTTCTCTGCCATCGTCGTCGTGGCCTGCCTGACGACATGCATCGGACTGGTCAATGCTTGTGCTGCTTTCGGGTTCAGACATTACAGCAGGATTCCGTACAAGGTATATGTCTTCATCTTCACTGGTTGCGGATTCCTGTTTACGACGCTTGGCCTTAACACGATCCTTTCCCTGGCGGCGCCTCTGCTTACGTTTCTTTACCCGGTATCGATCGTATTGGTCGTGGTGTCTTTCATGAACATGTTCATCCATTTCGAAATGAAGCATGCTTATATTCTTCCTGTCGTAACCACGATTCCGATTTCCATAATGGATATCATCCATACTAGCGGCCTGTTGAAAATGGAAGCCATTTCGACCATGTACATGGCGCTGCCGTTGTCTGAAGTGTCGCTCGGATGGCTGCTTCCCTTTGCAGTAATGACGGTAGCCGGGATTGCTTCGGATTGGAGAAGGGCAGATCATATCAAATCGACGGAGCACCAGACGATCTATTGAACAAGTAAAAGGAGGGGGAGCGCTATGCTCCCCCTCCTTTTTTGATTTCTATTCTTCTTCCAGGACTGCATCCAGGAATTCCTTGTTTACGAGACCTTCGACATCATCAGATGGAATGTAGCCGGCTTCCATGCTGATGGTCGCCATCTCCTGTATTACATCTTCGTTGATTTCATACGCCGGATTCAGTCGGTTGCTGGCTTCGAGCGTTTCATCGAAATCGAGTGCATTGCCTGTTATTTCTTCGATATGGTCGACAAAGATCTGTACCGCCTCTTCATTGTTGTTTTCAATAAAGTCGATGGCTTCGAGGTGGGCCCTTAGATAATCCTGTGTAAGTTCAGGATTGGCGTCCGTAAATGTATTGTTCGCCGTAACCACCGTCGTCGTCAGATCGGTGCCCCATGCAAACTCTTCCTCATCAAGCAGGATGGATGCATCGGCCTGGTTCTCAAGGAATACACCCCAAGGCTCCTGTGTGGCTGCTGCATCAACGTCCTCCTGGAGGAAGAGCGTGGAAGTGTCGGCAGGTGCCTGTGGTACGAGGCTTACTGTACCGCCGGCATCCTCAATATTCAATCCGACTTCCTGAAGCTCCTTGCGGAGCATGATGTCCTGTGTGGAACCGATGGTCGGTACTGCTACTCGCTTGCCGTCGAGGTCTTCAACACTTTCGATTCCGGATCCTTGTGCTGTTGCAAGTACCGCGCCGCCGTTGACCGCACCTGATATGATTTCATGTCCTGCGTTGCGTTGATATGTCGTCGTGGCAGGTGTCGGACCGACGGTTCCAATGTCGAATTCTTCGGTCGACAGAGCCTCCATGAAGGCACTGCCATTCGGGAATGTCATCGTATCGATGGTGATGTCCTCCCCGAAGGCTTCTTCAAAATAGCCGTTTTCCAATGCGACGATGGTTGCGATATGCGTAAAGTTCGGGAAGTACGCAATGCGGACTTCCTCTGCAGTCTCTTCGGCACTGCTGTTTTCTTCGCCGCTGCATCCTGCAATGACGAGAAGCAGCAGGGCAGTAAGTACAGGTAGAAATTTTTTCATATTGGAATTCCCCTCCATGCTGATTTTTAGGTTCCGAGTCCCCAGCGTCTTGAGACGGAACGTTCCATCCTCAAGAAGACCTGGTTGTCGATGATGGTGCCGATGATGCCGATGACGATCATGATGGACAGCACAAGGTCCATTGCCTGGATCGATCGTCCAAGATCGAGAAGGTGACCGAGTCCGCCGGCTGCACCGAGCAGTTCACCGGCCATGATGGCCCGCCATGCGAATGCCCATGCAACACGCAGTCCCGATATGATGTGCGGGACGGAGGCGGGTATGATGACGGTCCGCACCAGATGGGTGCCTGAGGCCCCGAGTGTACGGGCGGCATCGATATAGATGCTCGGGACGTTCTTGAATCCGGCACTTGAGTTGACGGTCATCGTCCACGTCGCTCCAATGGCGACGATGAACAGGATGGCCACATTCCCTAGGCCGAACCATACGATGGCGAGCGGGAACCATACGATGCTCGGGATGGACTGGAGTGCCGTTACGAAGAATCCGAGTGTATCATCGACCCATTTGTAGCGGGCGATGAGGAATCCGAATGTAAGTCCGAGTATGACGGCAATGAAGAATCCGATCAGGAGCCTTCCAAGGGTGATGCCGGTCGCTTCGAGAATCTGACCGGAAAGTATACCTGTGATGAGTGTCTTTATTACAGTCACCCCGCCCGGATCATTTGGGATGATCAGGGGAGGAAACATGAATGTCGGGAAGAACTGCAGTTTAGATATGACTTCCCATATCGCTATGATCACGATCACGAACGTTATCCGTCTTAAAACGGTAGTCATCGCCGAATTCCTCCTTCAATACCTTATTCATCTCTTCTTCCAGTTCGGCCATGACACGCTTCTCCAGATCGACGATGACGCTGTCTGAAGGGTTGCGTGGTCGGGAGGCCTGTACTGTAAATGATTTCTTGATGGTACCCGGCCGTGTACTCATCAGCAGGACGCGGTCGGATAATGTCAGGGCTTCCCTGATATTGTGGGTGATGAAAAGTATCGTCTTGCCCGTCTTCTCCCAAATGTCCTGGAGTTCCTGATGCAGGACGAGGCGTGTCTGTTCATCCAGTGCTGCGAATGGTTCATCCATCAGCAGGACGTCCGGATCCATGACGAGCGCCCGTGCAATCGCCACACGCTGCTTCATGCCTCCGGACAGTTCATGAGGATAGGCGCCGGTGAAATTGCCGAGGTGGACCATGCGCAGGCCATCCATCGCCTTCTCCTCAGCCTCTGCCTTGCTCATCTTCTTGATCTTCAATCCATATGTAACGTTCTCAAGCACTGTCATCCATGGAAAGAGGCCGCCTTCCTGGAAGACTACGACCCGATCGGTGCCCGGGCCGGTTATGGGTGTATCATTGACCTTCAGTTCCCCTGAAGAAGGATGGCTCAACCCGGCGATCAGCTTCAGTATCGTCGATTTGCCGCACCCTGAGGGGCCGAGGAGGGAGACGAATTCTCCTGCTTCAATACTGAAATCGATGTCCTGAAGCACAGGGAGAATTTCATTCTTTCCTTTGGTGAAGGACTTGTTCACGTTCTTCAAATCCACTTTCATTGCATATCAACCCTCCGTATAATTCTGACTTTCATTATATGAATTATATATGAAGAACATTTTAATTACAAGTGATTTAATAGGAATTGAAGATGAGTTTTTAGAAAAGGGTGAGGATTTCGATTATATATTTGGTTTTTCAACTAAACTATTATATAATTATTTACTTCAAGGGATGGAAATACTCTAAAATATGTATCCGTTTACATAAGGTAGCTGAATTTATTTAGTTAGTTTAGTTAGTAAAGAAATTTTATTAAGGGGAAATTAACTGATAGGAGAGATAGGATGTTGAGTTTAGTTGGTTTACTGGTAATACTGACGATTGTAGTATTGTTGATAAGACAAAAGATCAATCCGATTGTGGCATTGGTCATCGTACCTTTCATCGGCGCCCTCATCGCCGGGTTCGGCTTCGAACAGATTACCGAATTCTTCAATGACGGCATCAGTTCTGTTCTTTCTGTTGTGATCATGTTCATTTTCGCGATCCTGTTCTTTGGAGTCATGCAGGATGCAGGGCTGTTCAACCCACTCATCGGCAGGATGGTGAAACTCTCGAGAGGCAATGTCATTCTTGTGGCAATCGCTACAGTCATCATCGGGGCGGTGGCCCATCTCGATGGATCGGGAGCCTCCACTTTCCTGATTACCATACCGCCTCTGCTGCCACTGTACCGCAAGCTGAACATGAGTCCCTATCTCCTTGTCATGCTGATCGGCCTCAGTGCGAGCATCATGAACATGGTGCCATGGGGCGGCCCATTGGGGCGTACGGCGGCTGTGACGGGTGCAGACCCTTCAGAATTATGGCAGCCGCTCATTCCGCTGCAGGTGGTATTGATTATACTGCTCATCCTTGTTGCAGCACTGCTCGGCTACCTTGAGAAGATGCGGTTGAAACGGGGCGGACAACTTGTGGATGCATTGAGTGCATCAGAGCTCGAGATGGGGGATGATCAGGGCGAAGATAAGCAATCTCTCAGACGTCCAAAGCTGCTCTGGCTCAACCTGCTACTTACGCTTTTGGTCGTCGGCTTCTTGATGTGGGGTGCACTGCCTGCAGGAATGGTCTTCATGCTTGCATTGAGTATTGCACTGCCACTTAATTACAGGAGTACAGAGCTTCAGATGGAGCGTATAAAGGAACACGCCCCGAATGCACTTATGATGGCGGCCATCATCCTGGCTGCAGGTTCATTCCTCGGCATCCTCAGCAACACGGGTATGCTCGATGCATTGGCGGAGGATATCGTCTACATCCTTCCTGCCTTCATGGTACCGTATCTTCACTATATTCTCGGATTTTTCGGAGCGCCATTCGAACTGATCCTCAACACGGACGCATACTACTTTGCGTTGCTGCCGCTGGTGGAGGAAATTGTTACGGGCTATGGGGTAGACAGCATAAAGGCTGCCTATACGATGATGATCGGTAATATCATAGGAACGTTCATCAGTCCATTCTCCCCCGCGCTCTGGCTTGCAGTAGGTCTTGCAGGTATTGAAATGGGACGTTATATCAAATATGCCTTCTTCTGGGTCTGGGGCTTCAGCTTGCTCGCCCTGGCCGCAGCCTTTTTGATGGGCATCATCTAAGTGAAAACCCAGACATCGTCGATGTCTGGGTTTTTGCTACCACTCTTCGATTTCTCCACGGACCTTGTAGGAAAGGTTCTCTCCGTGGCGGGCTTCGAGCCGGTCTTCCACATCTCCAAGGGAGACGCCCTGATGCTTGAGGAGCACGAGGGTGTGATAGAGGAGGTCGCTTGTTTCATCGATGAGTTCCTCCCGATCACCATTCTTTGATGCGATGACGACTTCCGTCATTTCCTCGCCGCATTTCTTCAGTATCTTGTCGATGCCTTCTTCGGTAAGGTATTTCGTATATGAGCCTTCTTCCGGATTTTCCACCTTGCGGTCGACGATCTTTTCGAGCGTCTGCAGGTTGAAATGGTCGTCGCCGAAGCAGCTCTGTGTACCAAGATGGCAAGTCGGGCCCTTCGGTTCGACCTGGATGAGAAGGGCATCCGAATCGCAGTCCAGTGCCATGCTTTTGACGACCTGGATATTGCCGCTCGATTCCCCCTTTTTCCAGAGGCGTCCCTTCGAACGGGAGTAGAACCATACGACTTCCTCTTCCGTAGTCTTCTGATAGGCTTCCTCGTTCATGAAGCCGTTCATCAGGACCTGCCCAGTCCTGTCGTCCTGGAGAATGACGGACAGGAGTCCGCCGCCTTTTTCGAAATCCGGTTTCATGTTGTCCTCACCTCTATTTCTGCATTCTGCAACGTTTCTTTCAGGTCTTTGATCTCCACTTCCCTGTTATGGAAGATGGAGGCGGCCAGTCCGGCAGAGACGTCCGTCTGATGGAACAGTTCGGTGAAATGCTCTGGGCTGCCTGCGCCGCCGCTTGCGATGATGGGGATATTCACCATTTCGTTGGCCTGCTTCAGGAATCGAATGTCGAATCCCTGTTTGACACCGTCATGGTCCATGCTCGTGATGAGCAGTTCCCCGGCGCCCAGTGCCTCGCACTGCACGATCCAGTCGAAGGCGCGTACATCAGTCTTCTTGGAGCCGCCGTGCGTATGGATGAAGTAGTCCTGTTCATCCGCGTCGTACTTCACATCGACCGCGACACAGATGCACTGGCTGCCGAAGACTTCGCTCGCTTCCCTGATCAGTTCCGGATTCCTGATGGCTGCAGAGTTGATGCTGACCTTATCCGCACCGGCATTGAGCAGCTGGCGGATGTCCTCTACGGAGGAGATGCCGCCGCCAATGGTCAATGGTATGAACAGGGTCTTGGCGGTCTCGCGGATGACGTCGATCATCAGGTCATGGCCATCCTGCGTCTTTGAAATGTCCAGGAAGACGAGTTCGTCGGCCCCTTCCTGATTGTAGCGTGCAGCGAGCTCGACCGGATCTCCGACATCACGGAGTCCGACGAAATTGACGCCTTTGACCACGCGGCCCTCCTTGACATCAAGACATGGAATGATGCGTTTTTTGATCATCTTATATCCCTCCAGAATTCATCACTGTGGCTCGCCTTGCCGACGATGGCCTGTGTGATGCCCATCGTTTCGAGTCTGTCCAGGTCATCTTTGCTCCTGACACCGCCGCTTGCGATGACCGCATGGCGGGTCAGTCCATTGATGCGCTGGGTGTTTTCGAAGTTCGGCCCCTGGTTCATGCCATCCTTGTTGATGTCGGTATAGATGATGCCGGCGATATCAAGGAGTTCGATCTTCTTCAGGTAGTCATCGATCGTGATGCCGCTGTTCTCCGTCCAGCCGTTGACGTAGATGTCGTTTTCTCTCGCGTCCACACCGACGAAGATGCGGCCGGGGAATCGGCTGACGACGGTTTCAAGCCAGTCGAGATCCATGATCGCCCGTGTACCCAGGATGAAATAGTCGATGCCGATGGCGTCATACTGTTCAATCGTTTCAGTTTCCCTGAGCCCACCGCCGATCTGGAGGGGCAGGTCGGTCTTTTCCTTCAGTTTCTGGATGACCGTCGTCTCCTGGGCGCCCTGTTTGAGCGCACCCATCAAGTCGACGATATGGATGCGTGCGACCTGTTCGAAGCTGCTGTAGAAGGCGATGGCTTCTTCAGGTGTGCGCTTCAT contains the following coding sequences:
- a CDS encoding SDR family oxidoreductase; this encodes MADRKREGLTAVIIGASSGLGKGVAQQLAEEGANVVIGARRTHLIEELAEEIGPSAVAVTTDISKEADVKRIHDAALEKFGKIDVWINMAGVGLIGSYTELPVEDMKRLLDINVFGTMVGSQYALKQFKTQKSGILINAGSVAAKVPFPYYTTYSASKFAVSGLSYGLQREMEVEGYEDIHVCTVHPWATDTPWFDHSGNYSGHRAQMKPMDEPKSVIEATIGLIDTPQESVEVGVKTKGSAISESLLPGLTEKFNANHVKNVIEEAPASSNTPGSLHEPMEDGTEVSAGWKTRLKMDE
- the pdxT gene encoding pyridoxal 5'-phosphate synthase glutaminase subunit PdxT, whose product is MRIGILALQGAVREHKRMVEACGQEAVAIKRVDELADIDGLILPGGESTAMRRLMDRYGFTEALRESDLPMFGTCAGVILLAERIIGQDEGHLGKLDITVERNSFGRQVDSFEAELDIEGIGEKALAVFIRAPHIDAAGKGVQVLSKVGEKIVAVRSDRHLGISFHPELTDSLVFHRYFIEMVQENMAKEVLA
- a CDS encoding PadR family transcriptional regulator produces the protein MSVSDQMMKGLLDGAILGLIAQGETYGYEILEKLKGKDFPEISDGSIYPVLLRLSKKGYVSTQTRKSDTGGPKRKYYSVTERGLEELEVFRHKWTYLNRGMNNLMGSVENAE
- a CDS encoding ABC transporter permease, which encodes MTTVLRRITFVIVIIAIWEVISKLQFFPTFMFPPLIIPNDPGGVTVIKTLITGILSGQILEATGITLGRLLIGFFIAVILGLTFGFLIARYKWVDDTLGFFVTALQSIPSIVWFPLAIVWFGLGNVAILFIVAIGATWTMTVNSSAGFKNVPSIYIDAARTLGASGTHLVRTVIIPASVPHIISGLRVAWAFAWRAIMAGELLGAAGGLGHLLDLGRSIQAMDLVLSIMIVIGIIGTIIDNQVFLRMERSVSRRWGLGT
- a CDS encoding ABC transporter substrate-binding protein, which produces MKKFLPVLTALLLLVIAGCSGEENSSAEETAEEVRIAYFPNFTHIATIVALENGYFEEAFGEDITIDTMTFPNGSAFMEALSTEEFDIGTVGPTPATTTYQRNAGHEIISGAVNGGAVLATAQGSGIESVEDLDGKRVAVPTIGSTQDIMLRKELQEVGLNIEDAGGTVSLVPQAPADTSTLFLQEDVDAAATQEPWGVFLENQADASILLDEEEFAWGTDLTTTVVTANNTFTDANPELTQDYLRAHLEAIDFIENNNEEAVQIFVDHIEEITGNALDFDETLEASNRLNPAYEINEDVIQEMATISMEAGYIPSDDVEGLVNKEFLDAVLEEE
- a CDS encoding PLP-dependent aminotransferase family protein, whose translation is MLINLDRQADTPLFEQLYAALREQILNGELASDQKLPSKRQLKTDLAISQTTIEHAYNLLLDEDLIYSREKSGFYVSAIEQLNQGKPETIPKIRRPERKEYALPLGTIDTTLVQSDVLKQIARDVYSDPELLNKGDDSGETVLKEQIRHYLNINRGVTCSTDQIFIGPSTEFLLEQVLYLLKYPKMTIEDPGYPVIRKVLDRLDSGMDTARVLEDGIDVDQVADLAHPVVHVTPSHQFPSGAVMSLQKRIQLLNHVSRNGHYIIEDDYDSEFRYTGRPLPSLQGLDQNDCTIYMSTFSKSLYPSLRLSCMVLPASLAELYYQKALSCNVPRQMQHIVARFMEQGYLTRHINRMRKVYRKKMETIVGRIAAHHAVEIHGEHTGMHFIIRVPGMNLEEAAANHGLVHGSAYSYEKNLEDTVVVGIGEKETEEIMEILDRFLEEVGV
- the brnQ gene encoding branched-chain amino acid transport system II carrier protein yields the protein MNRLVLISGLMLFSLFFGAGNLIFPPMLGHEAGVDMWPAMAGFIITGVLLPLLAVIVVAYFDEGVERMGRPVHPVFGMVFAVLVYLSIGALYGIPRAANVAYEVGTANLLPVHNTSTLIGFSVVFFMIVFLVALNPAKIVDSIGKYLTPILLAAIGLLSIFAVFRPETGLQPAQEGYGSAPMVSGILEGYFTMDLIGALAFSMVIISGLKYSGVTDRRGIISHVLKAGLISSVLLTVIYVALAYIGGTTARGGYENGTDILTYSSMRLFGSSGDLIFSAIVVVACLTTCIGLVNACAAFGFRHYSRIPYKVYVFIFTGCGFLFTTLGLNTILSLAAPLLTFLYPVSIVLVVVSFMNMFIHFEMKHAYILPVVTTIPISIMDIIHTSGLLKMEAISTMYMALPLSEVSLGWLLPFAVMTVAGIASDWRRADHIKSTEHQTIY
- a CDS encoding DUF1129 family protein; this translates as MLSKKAEKFLLDLRLELMARGKSSEDIEEMEEELRDHLTEAEARGKSVESVTGGSVKEYIRSISEELSLEAGLKKKGALLLVYLFGLFTIPSLLSGQFELSTSLIIYYLLVLLFLGYGSFYVIKEMILKYGDDKRTYIFSIAYEIFVFAGMIGGQFIIRSHPGIIIYEGSPEMNFIIGLSLLGVFLITTLFMKRWFFTALLLLLAMPELVARFATGGASPMSERYLIISMVALFISNIIVVLILMYMSKKEKSPSGS
- the pdxS gene encoding pyridoxal 5'-phosphate synthase lyase subunit PdxS — encoded protein: MQQTGTERVKRGMAEMQKGGVIMDVVNAEQAKVAEAAGAVAVMALERVPSDIRAAGGVARACDPRIVEEVMNAVSIPVMAKCRIGHITEARVLEAMGVDYIDESEVLTPADEVFHLKKDDYTAPFVCGCRNIGEAARRIGEGAAMLRTKGEPGTGNIVEAVRHMRMVNQQVRQIAVMSDDELMTEAKNHGAPYDILKEIKELGKLPVVNFAAGGVATPQDAALMMELGADGVFVGSGVFKSDNPEKFAKAIVEATTHYQDYELIGKLAKELGTAMKGLDINQLSLEDRMQERGW